Proteins from a genomic interval of Nocardia sp. BMG51109:
- the murD gene encoding UDP-N-acetylmuramoyl-L-alanine--D-glutamate ligase gives MLEFLRGRDVLVAGWGVSGRSLIEPLRDVGARPVVTDAGEKAMAEAAELGLTTATGDELLLPAALDRFALVITSPGWRPDSPVLVSAVTEGIPVWGDVEFAWWVDQARLYGPARKWLVITGTNGKTTTTQMTHAILRAAGLASVACGNIGLPILDALRRNPGPQILAVELSSFQLHWAPSVRPEAGVVLNVAEDHLDWHGGLDAYAAAKARALTGRVGIVGLDDPVAAALARKSKARRTVGFRVGVPADGELGVVDGKLLDRAFTKAAILAEVGDVSPAGPAGVADALAAAALTRSVDVVPQFVKEGLQEHKVGPHRAALVRELGGVTFVDDSKATNPHAARSSILAHPQVIWLAGGQLKGAHVDDLVEEVADRLVAAVLFGQDAPVVASAMARHAPDVPVVALGSGDDAGMAGIPAELTPASLVAQIDGADAVMARAVRLAAGYARRGDTVLLAPAAASLDMFADYTHRGRSFATAVQGLDEGDLGTADGGRLR, from the coding sequence ATGCTCGAGTTCCTGCGTGGCCGTGACGTTCTCGTCGCGGGGTGGGGGGTGTCGGGCAGATCGTTGATCGAGCCGCTGCGCGATGTCGGCGCCCGGCCGGTGGTCACCGATGCCGGCGAGAAGGCGATGGCCGAGGCCGCCGAGCTGGGGCTGACCACCGCGACCGGTGACGAGCTGCTGTTGCCCGCCGCCCTGGACCGATTCGCGCTGGTGATCACCAGTCCGGGCTGGCGGCCGGACTCCCCGGTGCTGGTCTCGGCGGTCACGGAGGGCATCCCGGTCTGGGGCGACGTCGAATTCGCCTGGTGGGTGGATCAGGCCCGGCTCTACGGCCCGGCGCGCAAGTGGCTGGTGATCACCGGCACCAACGGCAAGACCACCACCACCCAGATGACCCACGCCATCCTGCGCGCGGCCGGCCTGGCCTCGGTCGCCTGCGGCAATATCGGCCTGCCGATCCTGGATGCGTTGCGGCGCAATCCGGGTCCGCAGATCCTGGCCGTCGAGCTGTCGTCGTTCCAGCTGCACTGGGCGCCGTCGGTGCGGCCCGAGGCCGGGGTCGTGCTCAACGTCGCCGAGGACCACCTGGACTGGCACGGCGGCCTGGACGCCTACGCCGCCGCCAAGGCCCGGGCGCTGACCGGGCGCGTCGGCATCGTGGGCCTGGACGATCCGGTGGCCGCCGCGCTCGCGCGAAAGTCCAAGGCGCGCCGCACCGTCGGCTTCCGGGTGGGAGTGCCGGCCGACGGCGAACTCGGCGTGGTGGACGGCAAGCTGCTCGACCGCGCGTTCACCAAGGCCGCGATACTGGCCGAGGTGGGCGACGTCAGCCCGGCCGGTCCGGCCGGTGTGGCCGATGCGCTGGCCGCGGCCGCGCTCACCCGATCCGTCGACGTGGTACCGCAATTCGTGAAGGAGGGCCTGCAGGAGCACAAGGTGGGCCCGCACCGCGCGGCGCTGGTGCGCGAGCTCGGCGGGGTGACGTTCGTCGACGACTCCAAGGCCACCAATCCGCATGCGGCGCGGTCGTCGATCCTGGCGCATCCGCAGGTGATCTGGCTGGCCGGCGGGCAGCTCAAGGGCGCGCACGTCGACGACCTGGTCGAGGAGGTCGCCGATCGGCTCGTCGCCGCGGTGCTGTTCGGGCAGGACGCCCCGGTCGTCGCCTCGGCAATGGCGCGACACGCGCCCGATGTCCCCGTCGTGGCGCTCGGTTCGGGTGACGATGCAGGGATGGCAGGGATACCGGCGGAACTCACGCCCGCGTCGCTGGTCGCGCAGATCGACGGCGCGGACGCGGTGATGGCCCGGGCGGTGCGCCTGGCCGCCGGCTATGCCCGCCGCGGCGACACGGTGCTGCTGGCGCCGGCCGCGGCCTCGCTGGACATGTTCGCCGACTACACCCACCGCGGGCGCAGTTTCGCCACCGCGGTGCAGGGGCTCGACGAGGGAGATCTCGGCACCGCCGACGGTGGGAGACTACGGTGA